The genomic segment GCGCCAACAAGGCTAGTTGACTCTGTGTCAGTGTCCAATCACAGTAGCGACAGAAAGCTATCGGCATATTTATGGTTGGGCGCACCCTGAGGGCACGAAGGGGAGGCACGTCGCCATGGATCTGGCCCTGCTGCGCACCTTCGTGACCGTGCACCGGGCCGGGTCCTTCACGCGTGCCGCAGCGCTGCTCGGGCTCTCCCAGCCCGCCGTCACGTCCCAGATACGCACTCTGGAGCGGCAGTTGGGCCGGCCGCTCTTCCTGCGTCAGGCCCGCGGGGTGACCCCCACGACCATCGGCGACGAGCTCGCGCACAAGGCCGCCCCGCATCTGGACGCCCTCGTGGAGATCGCCGAGACAGGTCTCGACGAGGACTCTTCGGTACGCACCCTGCACCTCGTGGGGCCCCCGGAGTTCACCGCCGAGCGCGCGCTGCCCGCACTCGCCGCTCTGGACGGCCAGGACGGACAGAGCCACGCCCTGCGTGCCTCGTTCGGCAACGCGGAGGAGGCCCTGGAAGGGCTGTCGGCCGGCCATCACGACCTGGCCATCGCCACGGCCCGGCCACGCGGTCCGCTGCTCACCGCGACACCGCTCTGCGACGAGGAGCACGTCCTGGTCGCGGAGCAGCGCTGGATGCCGCGTATCGGAGGCGGCAGGCTGCGTCGCCGGACGGCGGCGGCGTTCCGGGACATTCCGGTGGTCGAGGTCCACGAGTCGCTGCCGTTCGTGTCCCGCTACTGGACGGCCGTCTTCGACGCCAGGCCCACGGCATCGGGCGCCGTCATCGTGCCGGACCTGCGGGCTGTCCTCGCCTGTGTGACCGCAGGGGCGGGGCTCGCCGTGCTGCCCCGGTATCTCTGCGCGCCGGCTCTGGAACGTGGCGACATCGTGGCCCTGCTCGACCCCGCCGTACCTCCGCTGCGTACGTACTTCTTGGCGGTGCGCACCGGAACACTCGTCATGCCGCACATTGCGCGGGCGCACGAGTGGTTGGTGCGTGCCGCAACCGACTGGGCTTGATGGGGGCGCGGCTGGTTCACGATGTTTCACGTGGAACAGTCCGGGCCACATTTCCCCCATGACCGTCCGACCCGTGGTCAAGCGCACCGCACGTGCCGTCCTGCTGGACGGAGACGACCTGATCCTGATCAAGCGCACCAAGCCGGGCGTCGATCCGTACTGGATCACTCCGGGAGGCGGCGTGGAGGCGGAGGACGATTCCGTCGTCGACGCACTCCACCGTGAGGTCCATGAGGAGCTGGGCGCCAAGATCACCGATGTCGTGCCGTGCTTCGTCGACACCGTCGAGCACATCGGGGAGGACGGCGGCGCGACCGGCGTAAAGGTGCAGCACTTTTTCGTCTGCCGCCTGGAGTCCATGGACCTCGGTCAGCGGCACGGCCCGGAGGTCGAGGAGCCGTGCGGCGAGTATGAGGTCGTGCACGTGCCGTTCACCAGAGTCGGTATTGCCTCGGTCCATCTCGTACCGCTGTCCCTGCGGCACTACTTGGACGGCAACATCGAGGGCGTACGTGCGATGCACGCCCCCGATCTAGGCTGAGGTTTCCTAGTCCGACGCCACCAGTTCCTCCACCGCGTCGTGGCGGATCCTGCCCTCCGGAATGCCGATGTCCCGCAGCGCGTCGACACCGTTGCGGATCATGCCGGGCGGTCCAGAGAGGTACGCGTCGTACTCGTTCCACGGACCGTATTCGCGGACGGCGTCCGGCAGCTGTGCCCGTTGGTCGACGACCGGCCGGACGGCGAGCCAGGGGTGGGACCGCTGCAGGCGCAGCATCGTGTCGATGTCGTACAGGTCATGGTCGGTGCGTGCTCCGTAGAAGACCTCTACGGGGCGCCGCCTGCCGTGCTCGGCGACGTCCTCGACAAGAGCCTTGATGGGCGCGATGCCCGTACCGCCGCCCAGACAGAGCAGTCCGCTGTCGGTGGTGTGGTCGACGGTCATCGAACCGGTCGGCGGGCCGAGGCGCAGGATGTCGCCTGGGCGGGCGTGGTGCACCAGGGCGTTGGAGACCCAGCCGGCCGGCACGGCCTTGACGTGGAAGGAGAGCAGCCCGTCCGGGCGTGGGGCCGACGCGAAGGAGTAGTGCCGCCAGACCCGGGGCCACCAAGGGGTCTCCAGGCTCGTGTACTGCCCCGCGAGGAACGGGTACGGCTGGTCGGGCCGGACCGTGACGACAGCGATGTCAGGGGTCCTGAGATCGTGCGAGACGACTTCGGCGAACCACCAGGCGGGGGCGCGCATCTCGTCCTCGGCCGCCGCGTCGATCATGATCTGGGAGATCGTCGTGTACGTCCGGACCCAGGCGGCCTCGGTCTCCTCGTCCCAGGTCGCGCTCGCGTACCGGCTCAGCGAGCCGATCAGGCACTCGCCGACGGCCGGATAGTGCTCGGCCTGGGTGCCGTACTTCCGGTGTCCGCGCCCGAGATTCCTCAGATACGCGACGAGCACGTCGGTGTGGTCGATGTGCTCGGCCGCGGTCAGCAGCGCCTTGAGGATGCGGTCCCGTTGGGTGTCCATCGCCGCGGGGAACAGGGCTCGGAGGTCCGGGTGGCGGGTGAAGAGCAGCGCGTAGAAGTACGAGGTGACCTTGTCGGCGACGGGCTCTATCTCGGCCATCGTGCGCTGCACCAGGAGGGCGTCCGCTGAGGCCTTCTGCGCCGGTTTCGCCTGTCGGACGGATATCAGGGGCGCGGTGGACTGTGCCTGTGGGGGCGACGCCTGATGCTGGGGCGCTCGCGCGGCTTCCGTGGCTCGCGGGGCTTCCCTGGCTCCGAGGGCTTCCTTTGCTTGCGGAGCTTCGCGGGTTTCGGGGGCCTCCGGAGCTTCTCCGTCTTCCGGAGCTTCCTGGGTGGTCGGGGCGGTGGTTATTCGCCCGTCCTCCGGCCCCTTCGACGGCTTGCGCGGGGTGAACCAGCCGCCGCCGTCGCCGGGCGTGCCGTCATCGGCCGACGTGGTGGTCGGAGCGTCCATGTTGTGCCTCGCCTCGAACATCTCTCGGTCGGTCTGGGCACTCCCTGCCGGAAGCTGCCTGCTGTCCCCGTTCTGCGTCTGCCCCTTCTGGCCGCGCTCTTCCCGCTCTTCTGTCCCGGTGGCCGATATGGCCACATTGAACCCCGGCCCCCCGGGCCCTACGGACAAGTAGGTCGAGAATGTGACATTGACCGCAGTCCCCTCATCGCAGCATCCCATTCCCCGCCGCCGCGTCGGCCGCATAACAGGAAGTACCGGTTCTGGATCTCTATGCCCCGTTAGGCTTCATTCACCTGCGCGCCGCGCTCCGGAGTGTGGGGAGACGCACCCGGCGCGGACCTTGATCGACCATACCGGCAGCCGCCGAACGCACAAGCCCCTCTCCCTTCGTCCCCCGAATTCGAGGGCGCCGCCTGCCAATTGCCTCAATTACCGGTCTTGCCGGACCAATTCGTACGCCTTGCGGAGATCACGCCCGACATAGGAGTGGGTGGCCAGGCTCACCAGCCGTTGATCCGCATTGACCGCCACGGAAACCGGCACCGCTCCGAACAACTCCAGGTCGGAAAGCGAGTCGCCGTACGCGACACAGTCGCTCCGGCTCACCCCGAACTCTTCACAGAGACGGTCCGCGATCTTCACCTTGGCCGCGGCGTTGAGAATGCCCGTGGGATTCACGGGTTCGGTGAACGGCACGGCCGGGAAGAGCGACCCGTGCGCGGCATGCGCACCCCATCCGGCGAGCCTCTCCACGAAGAAGGACGGGGAGAGGGAGATGACCGCGCAGTAGTCACCGCCATCGCGGATCTCGGCCCAGGTCTCCTGGATGCCGTCGAGCCAGGGAGCGCCCTCGAAGGCCGCCGTCACATGGGCCTCCGTGAGCTCCGCCCACAGGGCGTGCACCCGTTCCGCATAATCGGGTGAGCCCAAGTGCCCTGCCACGAACTCGCGCTCCAGTTCGGCGATCTCGGCGTCCAGGCCGAGCTGACGCGATATCTCCACCGGAGCTGCCGTGCCGTGCAGCAGCGTCCCGTCCAGGTCGAAGAGGTGTAGGCGTGCCATGTAGGCCGAGGCTAGTGCCCTCGCTCGACCCTCGTCGTGGTGTTTCACGTGAAACGAGCAGCTGAACCGTGGCCGAAAGCTACGTGGTTCTGCCCACAAACGGCTGGACGCCGAGGATGTACGTCAGACAGCCTGGCCCGCGTGTCGACACCTTCCCTCTCCGCACCGCCCATCCGCCGACTGACCCCCCGCGATCTGCAGCTCTGCGCCGATCTGTCCGAGGACCGGGGCTGGCCGCGTGAAGAACACAAGTGGGGCCTGCTGCTGTCGGCCGGAACGGGCTACGGCATCGATGCCCCTGACGGCAACGGCCTCATGGGCACCTACGTAGTGACCCAATACGGCCCTCCCGGGCGCCCCGCTCTCGCGGCGATCGGCATGGTCCTCGTAGCCGAGCGGTATGCCCGACAGGGTGTCGGCCGCAGACTGATGCGGAACGCCGTCGAGGAGGCGGGCTCCACCCCGCTCACCCTCCACGCGACGCCGAACGGCCGTCCCCTCTACGAACAGCTCGGCTTCGAGGTGATCGGCCGGGCCGAGATGGTCATGGGGCACTTCACTCCGGCAGGAGACCCGGCGGACCTGCCGGATGTCGTCACCCGGCCGGCCACCGCGGAAGACCTGACGTCCATCCTGCGGCTCGACACCGAGGTCTTCGGCCACGACCGCATGCACGTGATCACCCGGCTCCCCGCCTTCACGGATCAGCTGCGGGTCGCGGAAGCCGGCGGCGAGATCATCGGATACGCGGGTGCCTGGCCCAACATGGCGACCCATGTCGTGGGCCCGCTCGTCGCACGGGACACCGAGACCGCGAAGGCCCTCATCGCCTCCCTCGGTGCCGGCACCGACCGGCCGCTCCGCACCGACATCGACGTACGGCATGCGGAGCTGCTGGCCTGGGTGAAGGGGCACGGCCTCGAATCCGTCGCCTTCAACGCCGTGATGGCGTACGGCGTGCCGGAGCTGCCCGGCGACTGGACCCGCCGTTTCGCGCCGCTGACCGTCGCGGCAGGTTGAGCCGAGCGCAGATCGCAGTCTTCGCACCACGGCCCCACGCAGAAGGCCCGCCCCCGGGTTCACCGGGAGCGGGCCTTCTTGTGCATCCGTTGGCGTACGCCCGTACGCGTACGCCTCGGACCTGCTACACGAGGGCCTCGACGGCCGCCGTCGCGAAGCCGTGGTCCTGCTCGGGCGCGCCGCCGCCGACACCGACCGCGCCGATCAGCCGACCGTCACGGTGGACCGGCACACCACCCGCGATGAAGAGCAGGGGGCGGTCGAGGGCGGTGGGCAGGGTGTGGAAGAGGCCGCCGGGCTGGACCGCGTCGACCAGGTCGGCGGTCGGAGCGTTCAGCTGGAGGGCGGTGTACGCCTTGCGGGTGCTGGTCTCACCGGAGATCAGGACGGCCCTGTCGTCGCGTCGGAAGGCGAGGAGGTGGCCGCCCGCGTCGAGGATGGTGACGCTGACCGTGACACCGGCCTCCTCGGCGGCGCGGCGGGCCGCGGTGACGAGGGCCTCGGCGTCCCCGATGGTCAGCGGGGCGACAGCGGTGGGGGTGGTGGTGCTCATGAGGGGGTTCTCCTTGCGAGGTAGTGCTTGGGGGTACCGAGGGGGGTTGTGGGGGCGGTTTCAGAGGTGTGGGGTCAGTGGTGGACGGGCGTCCGCTGCTCGACGGGTGCCGGGGCGGCCACGATCGGGACGGACGCTGTGGAACGACGCTCCAGAGCGGCCGAAACAAGGGCCAGGACGAGAGCGGAGGCGGCGAGCACCGCGCCGACCCAGTTGGGAGCGGTGTAGCCGAGGCCCACGGAGATGACGAGGCCGCCGAGCCAGGCCGAGAGCGCGTTGCCCAGGTTGAAGGCGCCGATGTTCACCGCGGAGGCGAGCGTCGGGGCACCCGAGGCGTAGTCCAGGACGCGCTTCTGCAGCGGCGGCACCGTCGCGAAACCCAGCGCTCCGATCAGCAGCACCGTCACAGCGGCCGTGACCTTGTTGTGCGCGGTGAGGGTGAACAGGGCGAGCACCAGGGCGAGGGAGCCGAGCGACACGTACAGCATCGGCATCAGCGCGCGGTCCGCGAACCGGCCCCCGACGAGGTTTCCGCCGACCATGCCGAGTCCGAAGAGAACGAGCAGCCAGGTGACGGAGGAGTCCGCGTAACCGGCGACGTCCGTCATCATCGGCGTGATGTAGGTGATGGCCGCGAAGACGCCGCCGAAGCCGAGCACCGTCATCGCCATGGCCAGCAGCACCTGTACGTTGCGGAAGGCCCCGATCTCGTCACGCAGCCGTACGCCTTCGGGCTTGGGCAGGTCCGGTACGAGCCGGGCGACGCCGAACAGGCCGAGCACGCCGAGGGCGGCGACGATGACGAAGGTGATCCGCCAGCCGATGGCCTGGCCCACGAACGTGCCGAGCGGAACGCCGACCACGTTGGCGACCGTCAGGCCGGAGAACATCATGGCGATCGCTCCGGCCTTCTTCTCGGGAGCCACCAGCTCAGCCGCCACGACCGAGCCGATGCCGAAGAAGGCACCGTGGGCCAGCGAGGCGACGACGCGGCCGGCCAGCATCACGCCGAAGACGGGAGCCACCGCGGAGAGCAGGTTGCCGACGATGAAGAGGCCCATGAGCAGCATCAGCATCCGCTTGCGCGGGATCCGGGTGCCGAGAGCGGTCATCAGGGGAGCGCCGAGCACGACGCCGAGGGCGTAGCCGGTCACGAGGAAGCCGGCCGTCGGGATGGAGACACCGAAGTCACCCGCGACCTCGGGAAGCAGCCCCATGATCACGAACTCGGTGGTTCCGATTCCGAAAGCCCCGATCGCGAGGGCCAGAAGCGCGAGAGGCATGGATCTACCTTCCAAACGATTGCAGGTGCGCTTAACGTGCGTCCACAATAGTTGCAGACGCGGGCAATATGCAACCGCTGGATATTGCATCGGTGGACTACCCTGGGTGCAGCCGCTCCGGACGGAGGACCAAGAGCCATGACAGCGACAGACCCCGCACTGACCGCGCTCTCTCAAAGCTGGTGCGCCCTTTCCCTGCTCCACGGGAAGATCGAGGCCCACGTGGAGCGCGCTTTGCAGGCCAAGCACGGCCTGAGCGTGCGGGAGTACAGCCTTCTCGACGTGCTCAACCGCCAGCACGACGGCGAGGGGGGCCACCTGCAGATGAAGCAGGTCGCCGATGCCGTGGTGCTGAGTCAGAGCGCGACCACGCGCCTGGTGACCCGGCTCGAGGAGCGCGGTCTGCTGGCCCGCTATCTGTGCCCCACGGACCGTCGGGGCATCTACACCGACGTCAGTGAGGCCGGTGCCGCGCTCCTCGCAGAGGCGCGTCCCACGAACGACGCGGCACTACGCGAGGCGCTCGACGAGGCTGCCCGGAATCCGGAGCTCGCACCGCTGGTCAACGCCGTCGAAACCCTGCGCGCGTAGGTCGCTCCCCTAGGGCCTGTGTCGGAAGTCAGGCCCTAGGCTGCGCGTCATGGGAGATCTTGAGATACGCCCCGCCACCGCCGCGGACCTGCCCGCCATCGTGGGCATGCTCGCCGATGATCCGTTGGGCGCGACACGTGAATCGCCGGACGACCTCACTCCGTACGTCACGGCCTTCGAGCGGCTGAACGACGACCCGAACCAGCATCTGGTCGTAGCCGAGCGCGAGGGCCGCGTCGTCGGCACGCTCCAGCTCACGATCGTTCCGGGGCTCTCCCGGAAGGGTGCCACCCGCTCGATCATCGAAGGGGTGCGCGTGCACGCCGACGAGCGCGGCAGCGGACTCGGCACCCGGTTCATCGAATGGGCCGTGGACGAATCCCGGCGCCAGAACTGCCAGTTGGTGCAGCTGACGTCCGATGTCACGCGCACCGACGCCCACCGCTTCTACGAACGGCTCGGGTTCCAGGCGTCGCATGTCGGGTTCAAGTTGCCTCTCTGAGGCGGTACTCAGCCGCAGCAGCCGCGCGACCGGGCCTGTTTCACGTGAAACAGGCCCGGCTCCCCGAGCACATCGCGACGGAGCAGAACTAGAAGCCGCGCCACCCCTGCGGATCCACCCCGCCGGGGATCGGCGCCCCCTCGTCGTACGGCTTGCGGGTGAAGACGAACGACCCCAGGTCGAGATGGCTCACCGAACCGTCGGACCGCCGCACGGCCTGCAACAGCTCCCCCGCGTAATACCCGTTGAGCCCCGTCCAGGTGCCGTCACCATTGGGCCGGAACCGGGCCTGACGCCCCCACCCGGACAACGGCCCCAGCTCCACACCGCCGTCGGCCGTCAGGCGCAGCACGAGCACCTGAGTGCCCCAGTACCAAGGGCCCGCCAGCTCCAGCACCTTCGGGTCGACATCGGGCAGCGGCCGCCACGGTTCGGGAATCCGGGGCTCGGCCTCGGAAACGATCTTCACCAGGTCGATGGCCAACGCCGCCACCGGCGGCCCCGACGTGCAGTTGGCGAGCGCGACGGCGGCCACGCCATCCGCCTCGCTCACCCACAGGGCGGCCAGGAAGCCCGGCAGCGACCCGCCGTGCCCCGCCAGGCTGCCCTTGTCCCACCGCAGCAGGTCCACTCCCAGCCCGTACGCCCTGTCCCACTCACCCGTCGGCAGCGGCGCCGCCGGAGTCCGCATCTCCCGTACGGAATCCGCGCCGAGGACCCGGTCGTCGCCCGTGACCAGGAAGTGCCCGAACCGCACCAGGTCGGCCGTCGTGGACCACAACTGCCCGGCGGGCGCCATCAGGCCCAGGTCCTCGGCGGGCTCCGGCATCATCACGTCCGCCCACGGGTGCACGGCCCACCCGCCTGCGTGC from the Streptomyces venezuelae genome contains:
- a CDS encoding GNAT family N-acetyltransferase, translating into MGDLEIRPATAADLPAIVGMLADDPLGATRESPDDLTPYVTAFERLNDDPNQHLVVAEREGRVVGTLQLTIVPGLSRKGATRSIIEGVRVHADERGSGLGTRFIEWAVDESRRQNCQLVQLTSDVTRTDAHRFYERLGFQASHVGFKLPL
- a CDS encoding serine hydrolase domain-containing protein, with protein sequence MTTPREELLPSTRRALLHRLATAQTEGRSPSLVAAVARDGELVWAGGRSMTDGHEPDENVQYRIGSITKTFTAVLVMRLRDEGVLDLNDPLEKHLPGTGAGEATIAELLAHTGGLAAETPGEWWERTPGTTRPELADVLGEEPFKHPVGRLHHYSNPGYTLLGSLVEALRGAPWEDVLRREVLEPLGLTRTSAQPQAPHAGGWAVHPWADVMMPEPAEDLGLMAPAGQLWSTTADLVRFGHFLVTGDDRVLGADSVREMRTPAAPLPTGEWDRAYGLGVDLLRWDKGSLAGHGGSLPGFLAALWVSEADGVAAVALANCTSGPPVAALAIDLVKIVSEAEPRIPEPWRPLPDVDPKVLELAGPWYWGTQVLVLRLTADGGVELGPLSGWGRQARFRPNGDGTWTGLNGYYAGELLQAVRRSDGSVSHLDLGSFVFTRKPYDEGAPIPGGVDPQGWRGF
- a CDS encoding MFS transporter, which produces MPLALLALAIGAFGIGTTEFVIMGLLPEVAGDFGVSIPTAGFLVTGYALGVVLGAPLMTALGTRIPRKRMLMLLMGLFIVGNLLSAVAPVFGVMLAGRVVASLAHGAFFGIGSVVAAELVAPEKKAGAIAMMFSGLTVANVVGVPLGTFVGQAIGWRITFVIVAALGVLGLFGVARLVPDLPKPEGVRLRDEIGAFRNVQVLLAMAMTVLGFGGVFAAITYITPMMTDVAGYADSSVTWLLVLFGLGMVGGNLVGGRFADRALMPMLYVSLGSLALVLALFTLTAHNKVTAAVTVLLIGALGFATVPPLQKRVLDYASGAPTLASAVNIGAFNLGNALSAWLGGLVISVGLGYTAPNWVGAVLAASALVLALVSAALERRSTASVPIVAAPAPVEQRTPVHH
- a CDS encoding NUDIX domain-containing protein, giving the protein MTVRPVVKRTARAVLLDGDDLILIKRTKPGVDPYWITPGGGVEAEDDSVVDALHREVHEELGAKITDVVPCFVDTVEHIGEDGGATGVKVQHFFVCRLESMDLGQRHGPEVEEPCGEYEVVHVPFTRVGIASVHLVPLSLRHYLDGNIEGVRAMHAPDLG
- a CDS encoding GNAT family N-acetyltransferase — protein: MSTPSLSAPPIRRLTPRDLQLCADLSEDRGWPREEHKWGLLLSAGTGYGIDAPDGNGLMGTYVVTQYGPPGRPALAAIGMVLVAERYARQGVGRRLMRNAVEEAGSTPLTLHATPNGRPLYEQLGFEVIGRAEMVMGHFTPAGDPADLPDVVTRPATAEDLTSILRLDTEVFGHDRMHVITRLPAFTDQLRVAEAGGEIIGYAGAWPNMATHVVGPLVARDTETAKALIASLGAGTDRPLRTDIDVRHAELLAWVKGHGLESVAFNAVMAYGVPELPGDWTRRFAPLTVAAG
- a CDS encoding GlcG/HbpS family heme-binding protein; the protein is MSTTTPTAVAPLTIGDAEALVTAARRAAEEAGVTVSVTILDAGGHLLAFRRDDRAVLISGETSTRKAYTALQLNAPTADLVDAVQPGGLFHTLPTALDRPLLFIAGGVPVHRDGRLIGAVGVGGGAPEQDHGFATAAVEALV
- a CDS encoding globin domain-containing protein — protein: MDAPTTTSADDGTPGDGGGWFTPRKPSKGPEDGRITTAPTTQEAPEDGEAPEAPETREAPQAKEALGAREAPRATEAARAPQHQASPPQAQSTAPLISVRQAKPAQKASADALLVQRTMAEIEPVADKVTSYFYALLFTRHPDLRALFPAAMDTQRDRILKALLTAAEHIDHTDVLVAYLRNLGRGHRKYGTQAEHYPAVGECLIGSLSRYASATWDEETEAAWVRTYTTISQIMIDAAAEDEMRAPAWWFAEVVSHDLRTPDIAVVTVRPDQPYPFLAGQYTSLETPWWPRVWRHYSFASAPRPDGLLSFHVKAVPAGWVSNALVHHARPGDILRLGPPTGSMTVDHTTDSGLLCLGGGTGIAPIKALVEDVAEHGRRRPVEVFYGARTDHDLYDIDTMLRLQRSHPWLAVRPVVDQRAQLPDAVREYGPWNEYDAYLSGPPGMIRNGVDALRDIGIPEGRIRHDAVEELVASD
- a CDS encoding MarR family winged helix-turn-helix transcriptional regulator, which translates into the protein MTATDPALTALSQSWCALSLLHGKIEAHVERALQAKHGLSVREYSLLDVLNRQHDGEGGHLQMKQVADAVVLSQSATTRLVTRLEERGLLARYLCPTDRRGIYTDVSEAGAALLAEARPTNDAALREALDEAARNPELAPLVNAVETLRA
- a CDS encoding HAD family hydrolase: MARLHLFDLDGTLLHGTAAPVEISRQLGLDAEIAELEREFVAGHLGSPDYAERVHALWAELTEAHVTAAFEGAPWLDGIQETWAEIRDGGDYCAVISLSPSFFVERLAGWGAHAAHGSLFPAVPFTEPVNPTGILNAAAKVKIADRLCEEFGVSRSDCVAYGDSLSDLELFGAVPVSVAVNADQRLVSLATHSYVGRDLRKAYELVRQDR
- a CDS encoding LysR family transcriptional regulator; the protein is MDLALLRTFVTVHRAGSFTRAAALLGLSQPAVTSQIRTLERQLGRPLFLRQARGVTPTTIGDELAHKAAPHLDALVEIAETGLDEDSSVRTLHLVGPPEFTAERALPALAALDGQDGQSHALRASFGNAEEALEGLSAGHHDLAIATARPRGPLLTATPLCDEEHVLVAEQRWMPRIGGGRLRRRTAAAFRDIPVVEVHESLPFVSRYWTAVFDARPTASGAVIVPDLRAVLACVTAGAGLAVLPRYLCAPALERGDIVALLDPAVPPLRTYFLAVRTGTLVMPHIARAHEWLVRAATDWA